A region of Arvicanthis niloticus isolate mArvNil1 chromosome 18, mArvNil1.pat.X, whole genome shotgun sequence DNA encodes the following proteins:
- the LOC117723455 gene encoding olfactory receptor 10K2-like, with the protein MIQPSMECVNKTVVREFVFLGFSSLAELQLLLFAVFLSLYLFTLSTNAVIVATIVLDRALHTPMYFFLSVLSCSEICYTFVIVPKMLVDLLARKKSISFLGCAIQMFTFLFLGCSHSFLLAAMGYDRYVAICHPLRYTVLMGHRACVGLVAAACVCGFAVAQIITSLVFHLPFRSSNQLHHFFCDISPVLQLASHRPHSTQITIVLLCALVLVIPLLLILVSYIHIISAILQFPSTLGRYKAFSTCASHLIVVVVHYGCASFIYLRPTSSYSSSQDALISVSYTILTPLFNPVIYSLRNKEFKSALHRVIGRTVTLRQC; encoded by the coding sequence ATGATACAGCCTTCAATGGAGTGTGTAAATAAGACTGTGGTCAGAGAATTTGTCTTCCTTGGCTTCTCGTCTCTAGctgagctgcagctgctgctcttCGCCGTCTTCCTGTCCCTCTACTTGTTCACTCTGAGCACCAACGCTGTGATTGTCGCCACCATTGTGCTAGACCGAGCCCTTCATacacccatgtacttcttcctttctgttttgtcctGCTCGGAGATCTGCTACACCTTCGTCATTGTGCCCAAGATGCTGGTTGACTTGCTGGCTCGGAAGAAGAGCATCTCCTTCCTCGGCTGCGCCATCCAAATGTTCACTTTCCTTTTCCTCGGCTGTTCTCACTCCTTCCTGCTGGCAGCCATGGGTTATGATCGCTACGTGGCCATTTGCCACCCTCTGCGCTACACGGTGCTCATGGGACACAGGGCATGTGTGGGGCTAGTAGCTGCCGCATGTGTCTGTGGCTTCGCTGTGGCGCAGATAATCACATCTCTGGTGTTCCATCTACCCTTCCGCTCTTCCAATCAACTCCACCACTTTTTCTGTGACATCTCCCCTGTTCTCCAATTGGCATCCCATCGCCCTCACTCCACTCAGATCACCATCGTCCTGCTTTGCGCGCTGGTCCTGGTTATCCCTCTCTTGTTGATCCTGGTATCATACATTCACATCATTTCTGCCATCCTCCAGTTCCCTTCCACGCTGGGCAGGTACAAAGCGTTTTCCACCTGTGCCTCTCACCTCATAGTTGTCGTAGTGCACTATGGCTGTGCCTCTTTTATCTACCTACGGCCCACGTCCAGCTACTCCTCAAGCCAGGATGCACTGATATCAGTGTCCTACACTATCCTAACCCCGTTATTCAATCCAGTCATCTACAGCCTAAGAAACAAAGAGTTCAAATCAGCTCTCCATAGGGTTATAGGAAGAACAGTTACCCTACGACAATGCTGA